gctgtagtggagcaggttgagagcttcaagttccttggtgtccacatcaacaacaaactagaatggtccaaacacaccaagacagtcgtgaagagggtacgacaaagcctgttccccctcaggaaactaaaaagatgtggcatgggtcctgagatcctcaaaaggttctacagctgcaacatcgagagcatcctgactggttgcatcactgcctggtacagcaattgctcggcctccgaccgcaaggcactatagagggtagtgcatacggcccagtacatcactggggctaagctgcctgccatccaggacctctacaccaggcggtgtcagaggaaggccctaaaaattgtcaaagacccaagccaccccagtcatagactgttctctctactaccgcatggcaagcggtcccagagtgccaagtctaggacaaaaggcttctcaacagtttttacccccaagccataagactcctgaacaggtaatcaaatggctacccggactatttgcattgtgtgccctccccctgctactctctgtttatcataattaattaattacttaaaaatcatacaatgtgattttctggatttttctttagattccgtctctcacagttgaagtgtacctatgataaaaattacagacctctacatgctttgtaagtaggaaaacctgcaaaatcggcagtgtatcaaatacttgttctccccactgtatatactacctcaatcagcctgactaaccggtgtctgtatgtagcctcgctacttctatagcctcgctactgttattttttcactgtctttttactgttgttttatttctttacctacctattgttcacctaataccttttttccactattggttagagcctgtaagtaagcatttcactgtaaggtctacacctgttgtattcggcgcacgtgacaaataaactttgatttgatttgctgatCTTAACCATGGGTAGTAGGAAGTTACACCATCATTTTTAGTCACAATAAATGTGATGTCACCACACTCCACACCCATccacctctactctcctcccttcttctctccctgttctcctccctccttctctccctgttctcctccctcctctccctgttctcctccctcctctccctgttctcctccctccttctctccctgtcctcccccctccttctctccctgtcctcccccctccttctctccctgtcctcccccctccttcgtcctcctccctccttcgtCTGCCCAGTTGGCTCTCAGATCCAGAGTCCAGCCAAGTCCCACCACGTTGTCTTCACCACTTGCTCCTCAGCTATTAGTCTTCTTCAACATATTCAACCTCAAGCTAACCTGTAAAGAGGTAGAGAAAGTACTGATTGGATATCAAAGTAGTCATGACAGTATTTAGTCATTGGAAATGTATTATATAGGTAATATTGACTTACCtaaagtgagagaaaaaaaacattttctttgTTGAAGAACACATTTTACATCAATTATTTTGTATGAAAAAGTAGGATCTGATTGTCTTGGTGTAACGTTGAAAAATGTTACAACTATATTTCGATGTTTAACTCCTTAGATGCAGACCAATAGGACATGACCTATGGTTCACTGTGTTCTCAAACACCATATTATGTTGAGTAATAGAAACATCTGGTAACTTAGCCTCGTACTGTTATTCAGAGATTACCACCTGAACTCTAAACTATTCCATGCTGGCATCATCAGTTCAATAAAATAATCCCCAAAAATCTGAATCCATAATATGGTTTGGGATTATGTTCACCTCATTCCTGATAGAAAGTTTCCCTTTGACTACAAAATATTTCAAAGCAGGCATAGGTAAGGTGATGGTATAACAGCTGCGGGAAATTCAATTACCTTTTGTAGCAGTAGCAGAAAGGCATACTGAaaataaatcatgttttttttcacCAAATCATTTATTTTCAGAAATTGAATTGGAACAAAGGAATAAAGTAGTAAACAGTACTACAGGTTGTTTTGATTAAACTCATTAACATCTGTCACAACAGTCCCAGAGAGATGGAACTACCTCTTAGATACCATAACAATTCATTAACATCTGTCACAACAGTCCTACAGAGAGATGGAACTACCTCTTAGATACCATAACAATTCATTAACATCTGTCACAACAGTCCTACAGAGAGATGGAACTACCTCTTAGATACCATAACAATTCATTAACATCTGTCACAACAGTCCTACAGAGAGATGGAACTACCTCTTAGATAACATAACAATTCATTAACATCTGTCACAACAGTCCTACAGAGAGATGGAACTACCTCTTAGATTAATTGAGCCAGAGACGAAAACAAACAAAGGAACAAACGAGTCGTATCTGGATAACTTAGTAACCAAAGGCAGAAGGTTGTTCAAGCGCTCTCAAACATCTTCCTGTCTGGAACATCTACTCCTTATTAGTCTCAAACATCTTCTTTCTGTCTGATTTGTCTTCAATGTTCTTACGCCAGTCACCCACAGATTCTTTGTCCTGAGTGGGAAGAGAAGCAGATCAAATATATTAgtgtacattttgttgtgttggatCCATGTATGTTTGTTTCTATGTGCATTTGAGTAATACAACAAATAATCCCAAATAAAAAAACAACGACTCAGAATCATCCATGGAGTGCTGAgttgaaatacagtatatacactatagCAGTAGTTTCACCACTTGCTAATGTATCAGATTACACTCACATTATTTGTAATATAACATTTGGTATCAGCATTGGGATCCTCTTGAACTCTCATACTATGAACTCTACTGATATTAAGTTATAGTATTGGGAAGCAACCCTACCTCCTCCTTGACCTCCTTCTTGACCTGCTTCAGGTTGGACCTCAGATCCATGGACACCTTGTGTTTGGAGCCCAGCAGAGCCTGGAGCATAGCTTCAGCAGACATACGCACTTTCTTCAGGACGGGCTTCTTGAACTTTCCCTTCAGGTCCTGTACTTTTATCTGCAGATCCTCAATCtgaaccaagagagagagagagagagagagagagagagagagagaccgagagagagagagagagacagagagagagacagagagagagacagagagagagagagagagagagagagagagacagagagagacagagagagagagagagagagagagagagagagagacagagagagacagagagagagagagagagagagagagagagacagagagagagagagaccgagagaaagacagagacagagagagagagagagagagagagagagagagagagagagagagagagagagagagagagagagagagagagagagagacagagagagagagagacagagagagagagagagagagagagagagagagagagagagacagagagagacagagagagagagagagagagagagagagagagagagacagagagagagagagagagagagagagagagagagagagagagagagagaccgagagaccgagagaaagagagagaaagagacagagagaccgagagagagagagacagtgagatagagagacagagagagaaagagagactatacacactacattcaCACCACATGACACATGACAACCCCaactcttta
This genomic stretch from Salmo salar chromosome ssa26, Ssal_v3.1, whole genome shotgun sequence harbors:
- the LOC106587951 gene encoding troponin I, fast skeletal muscle, coding for MSEKKMSSSRKHHLKSLMLQIAQELIAEEEAQSLEDRKQYMSENIAPLQLTGSIAELQDLCKKMHQRIDVIDEERYDLGSKVGKSDKEIEDLQIKVQDLKGKFKKPVLKKVRMSAEAMLQALLGSKHKVSMDLRSNLKQVKKEVKEEDKESVGDWRKNIEDKSDRKKMFETNKE